One genomic region from Sparus aurata chromosome 15, fSpaAur1.1, whole genome shotgun sequence encodes:
- the abcg5 gene encoding ATP-binding cassette sub-family G member 5, with protein sequence MNGSYSMQPEEQENGAKARETFKFVAEEKREVKRDVWRDGGEERSEPSCCLSVSKLSYTVSERVGPWWDLQSYRKRWTRQILNDVSFHVDSGQIMGILGNSGSGKTTLLDAISGRIGYSGTLLGEVFINGRKMKRKEYQDCFSYVLQSDNLLSYLTVEETLTYTAQLALRKHSAEAIKKKVSAVMAELSLTHVAHSVIGGRVFPGISGGERRRVSIASQLLQDPRVVLLDEPTTGLDSMTANQIVVLLAELARRDRIVIVTIHQPRSELFRVFSRIAIMSRGELVFCGQPGEMVDFFSQCGYECPEYCNPFDIYVDFTSVDTHNSEREAATFNRMHEITSSYQRSTIYQSMLGKMEQSLQKSDKPAIPFKSKESPSGAAKLEVLLRRTARNLSRDRMGVLMRLSQNLIYGLFVAFFVMHLDNDVTKGAVQDRIGIIYQCIGASPYTGMLNAVALFPALRAIGDQESQDGLYSKWQMFLAYIFHILPFSILSVFIFTSFLYWIVGMHPDSLRFLCFTAVVLVPHIIGELLTVVLLGVVQNPNMVNTGVALLNIAGILVGSGFLRSTQQMPEVFQWLSYLTFQKYSCELLIVTEFHGLNFTCETSKPYRPGACLITQGDQIIDEGYPGALSRYTLDFILLYSFLPALLLLGMITFKIRDKIVRH encoded by the exons ATGAACGGATCTTATTCGATGCAGCCAGAGGAGCAAGAGAACGGGGCCAAAGCAAGAGAGACCTTCAAGTTTGTAgcggaggagaagagggaggtgAAGAGGGATGTGTGGAGAGACGGTGGAGAGGAGCGATCCGAGCCGTCCTGCTGTCTCAGCGTCAGCAAGCTCTCCTACACAGTCAG TGAGCGTGTTGGTCCATGGTGGGACTTACAGTCCTACAGGAAGCGATGGACTCGTCAGATCCTCAACGATGTCTCCTTCCATGTAGACAGCGGGCAGATCATGGGCATCCTGGGCAATTCAG GTTCAGGAAAGACCACACTGTTGGATGCCATCTCAGGGAGGATCGGATACAGTGGCACGCTGCTGGGTGAGGTCTTCATTAACGGCAGGAAAATGAAGAGAAAGGAGTATCAGGACTGTTTCTCCTACGtgctgcag AGTGATAACTTGTTGAGTTATCTGACAGTGGAGGAGACTCTGACCTACACAGCCCAGCTGGCCCTGCGGAAACATTCGGCCGAAGCCATCAAGAAGAAG GTGTCGGCGGTGATGGCTGAGCTGAGTCTGACTCATGTGGCCCACAGTGTTATCGGAGGTCGTGTCTTTCCCGGGATCTCCGGGGGCGAGAGAAGGAGGGTCTCCATCGCCAGCCAGCTGCTTCAGGACCCGA GGGTGGTCCTATTGGACGAGCCGACTACAGGCCTGGACAGCATGACGGCCAATCAAATCGTGGTGCTGCTGGCAGAGCTGGCCAGGAGGGACCGTATCGTCATAGTAACCATCCACCAACCGCGATCCGAGCTCTTCAGG GTGTTCAGCAGGATAGCTATAATGAGCCGTGGAGAGCTGGTGTTCTGTGGGCAGCCAGGAGAGATGGTGGACTTCTTCAGCCAGTGTGGATATGAGTGTCCAGAGTACTGCAACCCCTTTGACATATATG TTGACTTCACCTCAGTGGACACACACAACAGTGAGAGGGAGGCAGCCACCTTCAATCGTATGCATGAGATCACTTCATCCTATCAGAGGTCGACCATCTACCAGAGCATGCTGGGAAAAATGGAGCAGAGCCTGCAAAAGTCAGACAAGCCCGCCATCCCCTTTAAGAGTAAAGAGTCACCGAGTGGTGCAGCCAAACTTGAGGTTCTGCTCAG aCGGACGGCAAGAAACCTGTCCAGAGACAGGATGGGTGTCCTGATGCGTCTGTCCCAGAACCTGATCTACGGTCTCTTTGTGGCCTTCTTCGTGATGCATTTGGACAACGATGTCACCAAGGGCGCTGTGCAGGATCGCATCGGCATCATCTATCAATGCATTGGTGCTTCGCCCTACACCGGCATGCTGAACGCTGTAGCTCTCT TTCCGGCATTGCGAGCTATCGGTGATCAGGAGAGTCAGGATGGTCTATACAGTAAATGGCAGATGTTCTTGGCCTACATCTTCCACATCCTGCCCTTCAGCATCCTCAGTGTTTTCATCTTCACCTCTTTCCTTTACTG GATTGTTGGGATGCACCCCGACAGCTTGCGCTTCCTGTGTTTTACTGCAGTTGTCCTGGTGCCGCATATTATAG GTGAGTTGCTGACTGTGGTGTTATTAGGAGTGGTCCAAAATCCTAACATGGTCAACACCGGAGTGGCTCTTCTCAATATTGCAGGGATCCTGGTGGGATCTGGTTTCTTAAG AAGCACCCAGCAGATGCCAGAGGTCTTCCAGTGGCTCAGCTACTTGACCTTCCAGAAGTACAGCTGTGAGCTTCTCATAGTTACGGAGTTCCATGGACTCAACTTCACATGTG agACTTCCAAACCTTACAGGCCGGGAGCGTGTCTGATCACTCAAGGCGATCAGATCATTGATGAGGGCTATCCTGGCGCTCTGTCCCGATACACACTAGACTTTATTCTCCTCTACTCTTTCCTCCCTGCCCTCCTGCTGCTGGGCATGATCACCTTCAAGATCAGAGACAAGATTGTACGTCACTAA
- the abcg8 gene encoding ATP-binding cassette sub-family G member 8 — protein sequence MDADPSLSRTSSSSQHHDTELFSSEEDSSLYFTYSGGCNELEVNNLHYEVDTAAQIPWYERLSEFKLPWEMNGDKQTAIDKLSLRVHSGQMLAIIGSSGCGKTSLLDIITCRDEGGKMTGQVLINGKPNTPQLVKKSIAHVRQDDRLLPHLTVRETLSFVAKLRLPTHFTQAQRDQRVDDVIAELRLRQCAHTRVGNDFVRGVSGGERRRVSIAVQLLWNPGILILDEPTSGLDSFTAHNLVITLSRLARGNRLVLLSVHQPRSDIFQLFDLVVLLSSGSPVYCGAACDMVPYFTALGYPCPRYCNPSDFYVDLISIDRRSLDREAECLQRATLLSEQFMEKVRDTEDHMWKPAVTDTATESPQQLSTVKGEEVITISRQRDRLPGKLQQFTILVKRHMYNDFRDLVTLLVHGFEALLMSLLVGCLYYGAGEQSLSIQDTVALLYMIGALTPFAVVLDVIAKCHTERAMLYHELEDGMYSVTSYFFAKVLGELPEHCVFTLVYGLPIYWLAGLNEAPERFLLNFVLVWLMVYCSRAMALFVAAALPTLQTSAFMGNALFTVFYLTGGFVISLENMWLVASWISHASFMYWGFEGMLQVQFRGKMYPITISNITFNVDGIHVVEAMKMNQYPLYSCYLVLLAVCLGFMVLYYLSLRFIKQKSSQDW from the exons ATGGACGCAGACCCCAGTCTCAGTCGTACCAGCAGCTCCTCACAG CATCATGACACGGAGTTGTTCTCGAGTGAAGAAGACAGCAGTCTCTACTTCACCTACAGTGGAGGGTGCAACGAGCTGGAGGTCAACAACCTGCACTATGAG GTGGACACAGCGGCTCAGATTCCTTGGTATGAGAGGTTATCAGAGTTCAAATTGCCGTGGGAGATGAATGGAGACAAGCAAACGGCCATCGACAAGCTCAGCCTCCGAGTTCACAGTGGACAGATGCTGGCCATCATTGGCAGctcag GTTGTGGTAAAACATCTTTGCTGGACATCATAACGTGCCGTGATGAGGGTGGTAAAATGACCGGTCAGGTTCTGATTAACGGGAAGCCCAACACGCCCCAGCTGGTGAAGAAGAGCATCGCTCATGTCCGCCAGGACGACCGCCTTCTTCCTCACCTCACCGTCCGTGAAACTCTCTCCTTTGTTGCCAAACTGAGGCTCCCCACCCACTTCACACAGGCTCAGAGGGACCAGAGG GTTGATGATGTCATCGCAGAGCTGCGGCTTCGACAGTGTGCTCACACCAGAGTGGGAAACGACTTTGTGAGGGGtgtttctggaggagagaggaggagagtcaGTATAGCCGTCCAACTTCTCTGGAACCCCG GTATTTTGATCCTGGACGAGCCCACGTCGGGTTTGGACAGCTTCACAGCCCACAACCTGGTGATCACACTGTCCCGCCTGGCCCGGGGGAACCGTCTGGTCCTGCTGTCGGTCCATCAGCCCCGGTCAGACATCTTCCAGCTCTTTGACCTCGTCGTCCTGCTGTCGTCAGGTTCACCGGTTTACTGCGGCGCTGCCTGCGACATGGTGCCTTACTTCACTGCCCTGGGATACCCCTGCCCGCGATACTGTAACCCCTCAGACTTCTATG TCGATCTGATCAGTATAGACCGGCGCAGTCTGGACCGGGAGGCCGAGTGTTTGCAGCGGGCCACACTTCTGTCTGAGCAGTTCATGGAAAAGGTCCGAGACACAGAGGATCACATGTGGAAACCAGCTGTGACCGACACAGCAACTGAAAG CCCTCAGCAGCTGAGCACAGTAAAAGGAGAGGAAGTGATCACTATTTCCAGGCAAAGGGACAGACTGCCTGGCAAACTACAACAATTTACCATCCTCGTCAA gcgTCACATGTATAATGACTTCAGAGACCTGGTCACTTTACTGGTCCACGGCTTCGAGGCCCTCCTCATGTCACTGCTGGTCGGTTGTCTGTACTAcggagcaggagagcagagtCTGTCCATTCAGGACACCGTGGCTCTCCTCTACATGATCGGAGCTCTAACCCCATTTGCTGTGGTGCTGGACGTCATAGCTAAAT GTCACACAGAGAGAGCCATGCTCTACCACGAGCTGGAGGACGGCATGTACTCTGTCACCTCCTACTTCTTCGCTAAG GTCCTCGGGGAGCTACCTGAGCACTGTGTGTTCACCTTGGTGTACGGCCTGCCCATCTATTGGCTGGCCGGGCTCAACGAGGCTCCGGAGCGCTTCCTGCTCAACTTCGTGCTCGTGTGGCTGATGGTTTACTGCAGCCGGGCCATGGCTCTGTTTGTGGCCGCTGCGCTGCCCACCCTGCAGACCTCAGCCTTCATGGGAAATGCCCTGTTCACCGTCTTCTATTTGACGGGAGGCTTTGTCATCAGCCTGGAGAACATGTGGCTCG TGGCCTCATGGATCTCTCATGCCTCCTTCATGTATTGGGGCTTTGAGGGCATGCTGCAGGTGCAGTTCAGAGGCAAAATGTACCCCATCACCATCTCAAATATCACCTTCAATGTCGACGGCATACAT GTGGTGGAGGCCATGAAGATGAACCAGTACCCTCTCTACTCGTGCTATCTGGTCCTGCTTGCCGTCTGCCTGGGTTTCATGGTGCTCTATTACTTGTCCCTAAGATTTATCAAGCAAAAGTCCAGTCAAGACTGGTGA